From Calditrichota bacterium, one genomic window encodes:
- the guaB gene encoding IMP dehydrogenase, with translation MKDKIIPEALTFDDVMLLPARSNVLPRDVQTNTRLTKNISLNIPIVSAAMDTVTEQNLAIAMAREGGIGIIHKNMSIEKQAEQVDRVKRSESGMIQKPVTLGPDNTLLDAIELMRKYHISGIPITQDKKLLGILTNRDIRFETDFSLPLHTRMTKDNLVTAKYGTSLEEAEIILQKNRIEKLLIVDDAGALKGLITVKDIQKKKMFPHACKDEHGRLRVGAAIGVGEDGMKRAAALIEAHVDVIVIDTAHGHSEGVLDTVKKFKKQYPETEVIAGNIATYQAAKDLITAGVDAIKVGIGPGSICTTRVVTGVGVPQIWAIMETVRAAAEHNIPIIADGGIKYSGDIAKALTAGASSVMIGGLFAGTDESPGEVILLDGRSYKSVRGMGSIGAMAEGSKDRYFQEGLAVDKLVPEGIEGRVPYRGPLSSSVFQMVGGLRSAMGYTGCKTISELSKKAQFVKISPAGLQESHPHDVIITKESPNYSMR, from the coding sequence GTGAAAGACAAAATTATCCCCGAAGCGTTAACTTTTGATGATGTAATGCTTCTTCCTGCACGATCAAATGTTTTGCCGCGTGATGTGCAAACCAATACCAGGTTGACCAAAAACATCAGCTTGAATATTCCGATTGTATCAGCGGCGATGGATACGGTTACCGAACAAAACCTGGCAATTGCCATGGCGCGCGAAGGTGGAATCGGAATTATCCATAAAAATATGTCCATAGAAAAACAGGCAGAGCAAGTTGACCGCGTAAAAAGATCTGAGAGCGGGATGATTCAGAAACCGGTTACCCTTGGCCCGGATAACACTTTGCTGGATGCGATTGAGTTGATGCGCAAATATCATATTTCCGGAATCCCAATTACGCAGGACAAAAAACTTCTTGGAATTTTGACCAATCGCGATATTCGCTTTGAAACCGATTTTAGTTTGCCATTGCACACACGAATGACCAAAGATAATCTTGTTACTGCAAAATACGGTACTTCCCTTGAAGAAGCAGAAATAATTTTGCAAAAAAACAGAATTGAAAAACTGCTGATTGTGGATGATGCGGGTGCTTTGAAAGGCTTGATCACGGTTAAGGATATTCAAAAGAAAAAAATGTTTCCCCATGCCTGTAAAGATGAGCATGGCCGTTTGCGGGTTGGCGCTGCCATCGGTGTAGGTGAAGATGGTATGAAACGAGCCGCGGCGCTGATTGAAGCACATGTTGATGTAATTGTGATTGACACTGCCCACGGTCATTCCGAAGGTGTTTTGGATACGGTTAAAAAATTTAAAAAACAATATCCGGAAACAGAAGTTATAGCGGGAAATATTGCAACTTATCAAGCTGCTAAAGATTTAATCACGGCTGGTGTTGATGCAATAAAAGTTGGTATTGGGCCTGGTTCCATTTGTACAACGCGTGTTGTAACCGGTGTTGGCGTCCCGCAAATTTGGGCCATAATGGAAACTGTTCGAGCAGCAGCTGAACATAATATCCCGATTATTGCAGATGGTGGGATTAAGTATTCCGGCGATATTGCCAAAGCATTGACCGCCGGAGCCAGCAGCGTGATGATTGGTGGATTATTTGCCGGAACCGATGAAAGCCCCGGTGAAGTAATTTTGCTTGATGGACGAAGCTACAAATCGGTTCGTGGAATGGGGTCGATTGGCGCTATGGCAGAGGGCAGTAAAGACCGTTATTTCCAGGAAGGTTTAGCGGTGGATAAACTGGTACCTGAAGGCATTGAAGGACGTGTGCCATATCGCGGACCGTTAAGCAGCTCGGTTTTCCAGATGGTTGGCGGCTTACGATCGGCGATGGGCTATACAGGATGTAAGACTATTTCTGAACTAAGTAAGAAAGCACAATTTGTAAAAATTAGTCCGGCCGGTTTGCAGGAA